From the Drosophila willistoni isolate 14030-0811.24 chromosome 2L unlocalized genomic scaffold, UCI_dwil_1.1 Seg168, whole genome shotgun sequence genome, the window GTCCTCAATTTGGCCAAGAATCGCATTCAGAGCATTGAGCGTGGTTCGTTCGATAAGAATTTCGAATTGGAGGCCATACGATTGGATAGAAATTTTCTCTCCGACATTAATGGAGTGTTTGCCACTTTGGTGTCGCTTCTGTGGTTGAATCTTTCGGAAaatcatttggtttggttcgATTACGCCTTCATTCCCTCGAATCTCAAGTGGCTGGATATTCATGGTAATTATATCGAAGCACTGGGCAACTACTACAAACTGCAAGAGGAGATCAGAGTGAAGACCCTTGATGCCAGTCACAATCGCATCACGGAAATTGGTCCCATGTCCATACCGAATACCATCGAGCTGCTGTTCATCAACAACAATCTCATTGGAAATGTACAACCGAATGCCTTTGTGGACAAGGCAAATCTGGCTCGTGTGGATCTCTATGCCAATCAGTTGAGTAAGCTGCAACTCCAACAGCTGAGAGTGGCCCCGGTGCTGGCCCCTAAACCACTGCCTGAGTTCTATTTGGGTGGTAATCCCTTTGAGTGTGATTGCACCATGGATTGGTTGCAACGCATCAACAACCTAACTACACGCCAGCATCCCAGGGTTATGGATATGCCCAATATTGAGTGTGTGATGCCTCATGCCCGTGGAGCTGCAGTGCGTCCGCTAAGTTCATTGCGACCTCAGGATTTCCTATGCCGCTACGAATCCCATTGCTTTGCCCTCTGCCATTGCTGTGATTTTGATGCCTGCGATTGTGAGATGACTTGCCCTCACAATTGTACTTGCTATCACGATCAAATTTGGTCCACCAATGTCGTCGACTGTGGCGGACAACAGACCATGGAACTGCCCCGTCGTGTGCCCATGGACTCGAGCATTGTCTACTTGGATGGCAATAATTTTCCTGTGCTCAAGAATCATGCCTTCATCGGACGTAAGAACCTGAAAGCTTTGTATGTAAATGGTAGCCAAGTGGCTGGCATACAGAATCGCACGTTTGCTTCCCTTGCCTCGCTGCAGTTGCTCCAGCTGGCCGATAATCGTCTGCAGGTCCTGCATGGCTATGAATTCGAACAACTGTCGTCGCTGCGTGAACTCTATTTGCAAAATAATCAACTCACAACTATTGAGAATGCCACACTGGCCCCGCTGGTCTCTTTGGAAGTGCTGCGCATCGATGGCAACCGCTTGGTCACTTTACCCATCTGGCAAATGCATGCCACTCATTTTGGGAAACGTTTGCGTTCCATTTCCCTGGGACGCAATCAGTGGAGCTGTCGCTGTCAATTCCTGCAGGCTCTGACTTCGTATGTCTCTGACAATGCTATAATTGTGCAGGATGCCCAGGATATCTACTGCATGGCAGCATCGAATTCAGCTAATTACGATGTGGATGCCTACGATGCGAATGGCTCACAGGGTACGCTACAGAAACGCGAATTGGACTTTAATTCAACGGGAGCTGCCTGCACTGATTACTATTCAGGAGGTTCAATGCTTCAACATGGCATACCAGAGTCATATATTCCCCTTCTGGCTGCTGCTCTCGCCTTGGTGTTCCTTTTGGTGGTCATCATTATTGTTTTCGTCTTCAGAGAGTCTCTGCGCATTTGGTTATTTGCTCACTATGGGGTACGTGTCTTTGGACCACGTTGTGAAGAATCGGAAAAGCTATACGATGCCGTTCTATTGCATTCGGCCAAGGATTCAGAATTTGTGTGTCAACATTTGGCTTCCGAGCTGGAAACTGGACGTCCTCCTCTACGTGTGTGCCTACAGCATCGAGATCTCGCCCATGATGCCACTCACTATCAGTTGCTGGAGGCAACCAGAGTGTCGAGGCGAGTGGTAATCCTACTTACCCGTAATTTCCTGCAAACCGAATGGGCTAGATGTGAACTACGTCGTTCGGTGCACGATGCTCTGCGTGGACGTCCTCAGAAGCTGGTCATTATTGAGGAGCCCGAAGTGGCCTTCGAAGCGGAAAGCGACATTGAATTGCTGCCCTATCTTAAGACCTCGGCAGTGCATCGAATTCGTCGTACAGATCGTCATTTCTGGGAGAAATTGCGTTATGCTCTGCCCGTCGATTATCCCACATATCGTGGAAATAACTATACATTGGATCACAATCACGAGCGAATCAAGCAGCCAGCCAGTCCAGGCTTGCTCTATCGTCAGGCTCCGCCTCCAGCTTACTGTGGTCCGGCAGAAGGTGGCCccgcggctgctgctgctgcagctgctgccgtAGAGCAAAATTACTCCACGGCCACCACAGCCACACCCAGCCCCAGGCCACAGCGACGTGGCGATCATC encodes:
- the LOC6640882 gene encoding toll-like receptor 7, encoding MEQTVLLLLLLPLMVVMMSGSRAALVPKERGNSDNSASAMLGGGAGAATVSLSSDYSSLLSAAVPVASSPAPVHSGPNNQCSWTYNGTSAVHCALRLIERQPGLDLQGADGSSQLTIKCSDLYMFESTLPVAVFARLQTLESLRLESCKLLQLPNNAFEGLTTLKSLRLSTRNGEWGPSKALELYPDSLNGLKQLTELDLSENNLRALPAGFLCPVGNLQSLNLTRNRIRTAEQLGFADMNCSGGSELQLLDASHNELRSITESWGISRLRRLQHLNLQHNNISELSGEALAGLSSLRIVNLSNNHMETLPEGLFAGSKELREIHLQHNELYELPKGLFHRLEQLLVVDLSGNQLTSNHVDNTTFAGLIRLIVLNLAHNALTRIDYRTFKELYFLQILNLRNNSIGHIEDNAFLPLYNLHTLNLAENRLHTLDDKLFNGLYVLSKLTLNNNLISVVEPAVFKNCSDLKELDLSSNQLNEVPRALQDLAMLRTLDLGENQIRTFDNQSFKNLHQLTGLRLIDNQIGNITVGMFADLPRLSVLNLAKNRIQSIERGSFDKNFELEAIRLDRNFLSDINGVFATLVSLLWLNLSENHLVWFDYAFIPSNLKWLDIHGNYIEALGNYYKLQEEIRVKTLDASHNRITEIGPMSIPNTIELLFINNNLIGNVQPNAFVDKANLARVDLYANQLSKLQLQQLRVAPVLAPKPLPEFYLGGNPFECDCTMDWLQRINNLTTRQHPRVMDMPNIECVMPHARGAAVRPLSSLRPQDFLCRYESHCFALCHCCDFDACDCEMTCPHNCTCYHDQIWSTNVVDCGGQQTMELPRRVPMDSSIVYLDGNNFPVLKNHAFIGRKNLKALYVNGSQVAGIQNRTFASLASLQLLQLADNRLQVLHGYEFEQLSSLRELYLQNNQLTTIENATLAPLVSLEVLRIDGNRLVTLPIWQMHATHFGKRLRSISLGRNQWSCRCQFLQALTSYVSDNAIIVQDAQDIYCMAASNSANYDVDAYDANGSQGTLQKRELDFNSTGAACTDYYSGGSMLQHGIPESYIPLLAAALALVFLLVVIIIVFVFRESLRIWLFAHYGVRVFGPRCEESEKLYDAVLLHSAKDSEFVCQHLASELETGRPPLRVCLQHRDLAHDATHYQLLEATRVSRRVVILLTRNFLQTEWARCELRRSVHDALRGRPQKLVIIEEPEVAFEAESDIELLPYLKTSAVHRIRRTDRHFWEKLRYALPVDYPTYRGNNYTLDHNHERIKQPASPGLLYRQAPPPAYCGPAEGGPAAAAAAAAAVEQNYSTATTATPSPRPQRRGDHQGGGGSGSSSHGHHLHAQYYQHHGMRPPSEHIYSSIDSDYSTLDNEQHMLMMPNGPPSMEGQRAQTWRPKQQQQQQQPPNAMGHAGTLGPSSNLAKATSQQQQQQQQQQQQQPTGSGQQQGPHVQAYLV